The following are encoded together in the Salmonella enterica subsp. enterica serovar Choleraesuis genome:
- a CDS encoding transketolase, with protein MANRELANAIRILSIDAIQKANSGHPGAPMGMADIAEVIWRHHLRHNPKNPQWFNRDRYIQSNGHGSMLHYSLLHLTGYDVTMDSLREFRQLHSRTPGHPEYGYTPGVETTTGPLGQGVANAVGMAIAEKALAAQFNKPGFDIVSHFTWLFMGDGCLMEGISHEACALAGTLQLGKLIAVWDDNGISIDGHVEGWFSEDTAARFRAYGWHVIEGIDGHDPQAIDAAVREAKAVTDKPSLLCCKTIIGFGSPNKANSHDCHGSALGAEEVALVRKELNWPYAPFEIPGAIYDAWDATKTGAASQQQWDCLYQAWQQEWPELAAEFTRRMNGQLPENWSQDMDNYIATLQANPESLATRQASQHCLNHFAGLLPELMGGSADLSPSNLTRHCKSVDFTAEHPQGNYISYGVREFGMSAIMNGLALHGGFIPYGGTFLMFMEYARNAVRMAALMKIRSVFVYTHDTIGLGEDGPTHQPVEQLASLRLTPNMETWRGCDRVEVAIAWREAVERQNGPSALIFTRQPLAQQPRSAAQMADISRGGYVLVDCEGQPELLLISSGSEIELVVSAAAELKAEGRRVRVVSMPCTERFDKQDEAYKESVLPNAVRKRLAVEASIEGFWQRYTGLDGKVIGMSTFGESAPASVLFRHFGFTVENVLGTARSLLK; from the coding sequence ATGGCAAATCGAGAGCTGGCAAACGCAATCCGTATTCTGAGTATCGACGCAATTCAAAAGGCCAATTCTGGTCATCCGGGCGCCCCTATGGGCATGGCAGATATCGCTGAAGTTATCTGGCGTCATCACCTTCGTCACAATCCTAAAAATCCCCAGTGGTTTAACCGCGATCGCTATATTCAGTCCAACGGCCATGGCTCCATGCTGCACTATTCGTTGCTGCATCTCACCGGTTACGACGTGACGATGGACTCCCTGCGGGAATTTCGTCAGCTCCATTCCCGCACTCCCGGCCATCCAGAATATGGCTATACCCCGGGCGTAGAAACCACCACCGGGCCGCTGGGCCAGGGCGTGGCCAATGCTGTCGGCATGGCTATCGCCGAGAAAGCCCTGGCGGCCCAGTTCAATAAGCCGGGATTCGATATCGTCTCTCACTTTACCTGGCTGTTTATGGGCGATGGCTGCCTGATGGAGGGTATCTCCCATGAGGCCTGCGCGCTGGCCGGAACACTACAGCTTGGGAAGCTTATCGCGGTCTGGGACGATAACGGCATCTCTATTGATGGGCACGTTGAAGGCTGGTTCTCAGAAGATACGGCAGCGCGCTTCCGGGCCTATGGCTGGCACGTTATCGAAGGAATCGACGGGCACGATCCGCAGGCGATTGATGCCGCAGTGCGTGAGGCTAAAGCAGTAACCGATAAACCAAGCCTGCTGTGCTGTAAAACCATTATCGGGTTTGGCTCACCAAACAAAGCAAACAGTCACGATTGCCACGGCTCGGCGCTGGGCGCGGAAGAAGTGGCGCTGGTGCGTAAAGAGCTCAACTGGCCTTATGCACCGTTTGAGATTCCTGGCGCAATTTATGACGCATGGGACGCTACGAAAACAGGGGCCGCCAGCCAGCAACAGTGGGACTGTTTATACCAGGCCTGGCAGCAAGAGTGGCCGGAGCTGGCCGCAGAATTTACCCGCCGGATGAATGGTCAGTTGCCGGAAAACTGGTCGCAGGATATGGATAACTATATTGCGACCCTACAGGCTAACCCGGAAAGCCTCGCGACCCGCCAGGCGAGCCAGCACTGCCTGAACCATTTTGCCGGTTTGCTGCCGGAGCTGATGGGGGGCTCGGCCGACCTGTCGCCATCTAACCTGACCCGCCACTGCAAGTCGGTAGATTTCACCGCGGAGCACCCCCAGGGTAACTACATCAGTTATGGCGTTCGGGAGTTCGGCATGTCGGCCATCATGAATGGCCTGGCCTTGCACGGCGGTTTTATCCCTTATGGCGGCACCTTCCTGATGTTTATGGAGTATGCCCGCAACGCGGTACGCATGGCGGCGCTAATGAAAATCCGCTCGGTATTTGTCTATACCCACGACACCATCGGTTTAGGGGAAGACGGGCCAACCCATCAGCCGGTGGAGCAGCTTGCTTCACTGCGCCTGACGCCAAATATGGAAACCTGGCGCGGCTGCGATCGGGTAGAGGTCGCTATCGCGTGGCGAGAAGCCGTCGAGCGCCAGAATGGGCCGAGCGCGCTCATTTTTACCCGTCAGCCTCTGGCCCAGCAGCCGCGCAGTGCCGCGCAGATGGCGGATATTTCCCGCGGTGGCTACGTGCTGGTGGATTGTGAAGGGCAGCCGGAACTGCTGTTGATTTCCTCTGGGTCGGAAATTGAACTGGTCGTTAGCGCCGCAGCAGAACTTAAAGCCGAAGGCCGCCGGGTGAGGGTGGTTTCCATGCCATGCACCGAACGCTTCGACAAACAGGATGAGGCTTATAAAGAGTCGGTGCTGCCAAATGCCGTGCGTAAACGCCTGGCGGTGGAGGCTAGCATCGAAGGGTTCTGGCAGCGTTACACCGGGCTTGATGGCAAAGTTATTGGCATGAGCACCTTTGGGGAATCGGCTCCGGCCAGCGTGTTGTTCCGCCACTTTGGGTTTACGGTGGAAAATGTGCTCGGCACCGCCCGCAGCCTGCTGAAGTAA
- a CDS encoding PTS ascorbate transporter subunit IIA, producing MSDLAKWLTHEKVQYLERVADWKEAIQAAGRPLLSEGAITQDYVDTIIAQKQEIGPYFVIAPRIAMPHARPEQGAKALGLSIVKLGQPVNFDADENDPVDVIIMFSAPDSNSHIEMISQLAEVLSDDEAMERIFNSQNINELNAILLATNAIS from the coding sequence ATGTCTGACTTAGCAAAGTGGTTAACACACGAAAAAGTGCAGTACCTGGAGCGCGTCGCCGACTGGAAAGAGGCTATTCAGGCCGCAGGCCGTCCGCTGCTTAGCGAGGGGGCTATCACTCAGGATTATGTAGATACCATCATTGCCCAGAAACAAGAAATAGGCCCCTATTTTGTTATTGCGCCGCGTATCGCCATGCCGCATGCCCGCCCGGAGCAGGGAGCCAAAGCGCTGGGATTATCAATTGTTAAACTGGGCCAGCCGGTGAACTTTGATGCCGATGAAAATGACCCGGTCGACGTCATTATTATGTTCTCCGCGCCTGACAGTAATAGTCACATAGAAATGATTTCGCAGCTGGCGGAAGTGCTCTCTGATGACGAGGCCATGGAGCGTATTTTCAATAGCCAGAATATTAATGAACTGAATGCCATTCTGTTGGCAACAAACGCAATAAGTTAA